In Lentibacillus amyloliquefaciens, one DNA window encodes the following:
- a CDS encoding APC family permease codes for MEQRTTLKRSLKPHWVWAIALGSSIGWGAFVQPTTWMSTAGPLGVILGFGIGALLMMLIAVSYGFLIKSFPVSGGEFAYSYISLGRTHAFISGWFLTLGYLCIVALNASAFALMVKFVFPSILETMHMYTIAGWDVYFTEVIIASVLLGVFGYFNVKGSSFSGRMQFVFCSIMVIGVVAITFMVGAQPGAGLSNVNPLFPTDTTAFAAVISIVAIAPWAYVGFDNVPQAAEEFHFSSKKAFTLIILAIFFAALLYSMMIIATSMSGSWQILVAQEETWGTAEALQGVLGNMGVVILVTALTMGIFTGLNGFTISSSRLLFAMSRAKIIPAAFSKLHPKYKTPYVGIIFTVLVTMLAPWFGRQALTWVVDMSSVGVTIAYFYTCYTAFTLFKQSKDKTFNPKKHVVAPGKKVLAALGMLASVTFLGLLLIPASPAALGMESFIALVVWIILGVIFYSMNRKELKEIPEEELNYLILGNKKIEAKNRT; via the coding sequence ATGGAACAACGTACAACATTGAAACGTTCATTAAAGCCGCATTGGGTCTGGGCGATTGCACTGGGCTCATCGATTGGCTGGGGAGCGTTTGTGCAGCCGACGACCTGGATGTCAACAGCGGGACCGCTCGGCGTTATTCTGGGCTTTGGCATCGGGGCACTGCTCATGATGCTGATTGCTGTAAGCTATGGATTTTTGATTAAAAGCTTCCCTGTATCAGGCGGGGAATTCGCTTATTCGTACATAAGTCTTGGACGCACACACGCGTTCATCAGCGGATGGTTCCTGACGCTCGGCTACTTATGTATTGTCGCGCTGAACGCATCCGCCTTTGCATTAATGGTTAAATTTGTATTTCCGTCCATTCTTGAAACCATGCACATGTATACGATTGCTGGCTGGGATGTCTATTTCACTGAAGTAATTATCGCTTCAGTCTTGCTCGGGGTTTTTGGTTACTTTAATGTTAAGGGTTCAAGTTTTTCAGGCCGCATGCAGTTTGTATTCTGTTCGATCATGGTAATTGGGGTCGTTGCCATCACGTTCATGGTTGGTGCGCAGCCGGGGGCAGGTCTTTCCAATGTCAATCCGCTATTCCCAACTGATACAACCGCCTTTGCAGCCGTCATTTCAATTGTTGCGATTGCACCATGGGCATACGTCGGGTTCGATAATGTCCCCCAAGCTGCAGAGGAGTTCCACTTTTCATCGAAAAAAGCTTTCACACTGATTATACTGGCGATTTTCTTTGCTGCGCTCTTGTACAGCATGATGATTATTGCCACATCCATGTCAGGTTCATGGCAGATACTTGTCGCCCAGGAAGAAACGTGGGGCACAGCTGAAGCGCTTCAGGGTGTTCTCGGTAATATGGGTGTTGTGATTCTGGTGACTGCCTTGACGATGGGGATCTTCACCGGCTTAAACGGGTTCACGATTTCTTCAAGCCGTCTCTTATTCGCCATGTCCCGTGCCAAAATTATCCCGGCGGCCTTTTCCAAATTGCACCCGAAATATAAAACACCATATGTCGGTATCATCTTTACAGTTCTTGTGACGATGCTCGCACCATGGTTCGGGCGCCAGGCGCTGACGTGGGTTGTTGATATGTCATCCGTCGGTGTGACGATTGCCTATTTTTATACGTGTTACACGGCGTTTACGTTATTTAAACAGTCCAAAGATAAAACATTCAATCCGAAAAAACACGTTGTCGCACCAGGCAAAAAGGTCCTTGCAGCCTTAGGGATGCTGGCGAGTGTCACCTTTCTCGGCCTGCTATTAATCCCGGCATCTCCGGCAGCTCTGGGCATGGAGTCATTTATCGCACTCGTCGTCTGGATTATTCTCGGTGTGATATTCTATTCTATGAATCGGAAAGAATTAAAAGAAATACCAGAAGAAGAACTCAACTATCTGATACTCGGCAATAAAAAAATCGAAGCCAAAAACCGTACCTAA
- a CDS encoding DUF2935 domain-containing protein: MQFYYGSQMPLRVLDEAEFWKEQEAEHTVVMRELVTNLEDKYVEALKRWEEELNQSHQHVKRFIESVIRSHNTISPALYQKVLDLVSFYLQESVAFIQFCRQVKNESSAVSGNQTAKVVINHIIDESEYFIGIAQTILYEQN; encoded by the coding sequence ATGCAATTTTATTACGGCAGTCAAATGCCACTTCGGGTGCTTGATGAAGCGGAATTCTGGAAGGAGCAGGAAGCCGAGCATACAGTGGTCATGCGGGAATTGGTCACAAATCTGGAGGATAAGTACGTTGAAGCTCTGAAGCGATGGGAGGAGGAACTTAATCAATCACACCAGCATGTCAAACGGTTCATCGAGTCGGTCATCAGGAGCCATAACACCATTTCGCCCGCGCTCTATCAGAAAGTGCTCGATCTCGTATCATTCTATTTGCAGGAGTCGGTCGCTTTTATTCAATTTTGCAGACAGGTCAAAAACGAGAGCTCTGCTGTTTCGGGCAACCAGACTGCCAAAGTCGTGATTAATCACATTATTGATGAATCGGAATATTTTATAGGCATCGCACAGACGATTTTGTACGAGCAGAATTGA
- a CDS encoding IS4 family transposase, which translates to MDNHTLLSSFGKWVAPINIEKLTEQITQTGQDRYTKKFTTYSYIKLLLLSHLEEVESLHAMSDTLFDDEVQQELGLDSISVSQLSRKHRTVDPNLLAAIFYQLVDQIRHSQPGRTVMPVKIIDSSTIPLNLTNHPWATFRKTKGGVKLHLRLVFMENGSSYPEYANITTANEHDRSQLEVLVDDKEATYVFDRGYIDYERFDRMTDDGYFFVSRLKKNSITRTIKSFEVEQSSTIVTDQMVAVGGPTKRMDNLFRLIEVDDTKGNRLRLITNRFDLKASEISDMYRSRWTIELFFKWLKQHVKIKHFYGHSETAVMNQIFLALIVYCLHVLIQLETESRKTILQISRLLKAKLWKNCRHWLRRISGIP; encoded by the coding sequence ATGGACAATCATACACTATTATCATCATTTGGTAAATGGGTTGCACCCATTAATATTGAAAAACTTACAGAACAAATTACGCAGACCGGGCAAGATCGCTACACGAAAAAGTTTACGACTTATTCGTACATCAAACTGTTATTATTGTCCCACCTGGAAGAGGTGGAAAGCTTACATGCGATGAGTGATACACTTTTTGATGACGAGGTTCAACAGGAATTGGGGCTGGATTCAATTAGCGTTTCCCAATTGTCGCGAAAACACCGTACTGTGGATCCCAATTTGTTGGCAGCCATCTTTTATCAATTAGTTGATCAGATACGCCATTCTCAACCGGGTCGAACAGTTATGCCGGTAAAAATCATTGATTCGAGCACGATACCACTCAACCTGACGAATCATCCATGGGCTACCTTCCGTAAAACGAAAGGCGGCGTCAAACTGCACTTGCGGTTGGTGTTCATGGAAAATGGTTCTTCTTATCCGGAGTACGCCAACATCACGACGGCCAACGAACACGATCGTAGCCAATTAGAAGTTTTGGTGGACGACAAGGAAGCAACCTACGTATTTGATCGTGGTTACATAGATTATGAGCGTTTTGACCGCATGACGGACGACGGTTATTTCTTCGTCTCCCGGTTGAAGAAAAACTCGATTACACGGACGATCAAGTCCTTTGAGGTGGAACAGAGTTCCACGATCGTTACGGATCAAATGGTAGCTGTCGGTGGTCCAACAAAGCGCATGGATAATCTATTTCGCTTAATTGAAGTCGATGATACAAAAGGCAATCGACTGCGTCTCATCACAAACCGGTTTGACCTAAAAGCCAGTGAAATCAGTGACATGTATCGTTCACGCTGGACGATTGAATTATTTTTCAAATGGCTGAAACAGCACGTTAAAATCAAACATTTTTATGGCCATAGTGAAACAGCTGTGATGAACCAGATCTTTTTAGCGCTGATCGTTTATTGCCTGCATGTGCTCATTCAACTAGAAACAGAGTCCAGGAAAACCATATTGCAGATTAGTCGTTTATTAAAAGCGAAACTGTGGAAGAACTGCCGTCACTGGCTTCGTCGCATTAGCGGCATACCATAA
- the galU gene encoding UTP--glucose-1-phosphate uridylyltransferase GalU: protein MQQIKKAIIPAAGLGTRFLPATKAMPKEMLPIVDKPTIEYIVEEAVKSGIEDIIIVTGKGKRSIEDHFDHSLELEDNLMKKEKFELLERINKSSNVEIHYIRQKEPKGLGHAIWCARKFIGSEPFAVLLGDDIIQSETPGLSQMISEYEKAHASIIGVHKVPESETHRYGIIDPQEKFDNLHQVKNFVEKPKQGTAPSDMAIIGRYILTPEIFDFLGEQKIGAGGEIQLTDAIQELNKIQRVFALEIEGRRYDVGEQLGFIQTTIEIALSRDDLREPLMAYLNELQEKVKEYK from the coding sequence ATGCAGCAAATTAAAAAAGCGATTATACCGGCAGCAGGGCTTGGGACACGTTTTTTGCCGGCAACAAAAGCGATGCCGAAAGAAATGCTCCCAATTGTGGACAAGCCAACCATTGAATACATTGTCGAAGAAGCGGTCAAATCAGGCATTGAAGATATTATTATCGTCACTGGCAAAGGGAAGCGGTCGATTGAGGACCATTTCGATCATTCGCTCGAGCTGGAAGATAATTTAATGAAAAAGGAAAAATTTGAGCTGCTGGAGCGGATTAATAAATCATCTAATGTTGAAATTCACTACATTCGTCAAAAAGAGCCAAAAGGATTGGGCCATGCTATCTGGTGTGCGCGCAAGTTCATTGGCAGCGAGCCGTTTGCCGTGCTGTTGGGTGATGACATCATCCAAAGTGAAACACCGGGTTTAAGTCAAATGATCAGTGAGTATGAAAAGGCACACGCTTCGATCATCGGCGTACATAAAGTGCCGGAAAGCGAGACGCATCGTTACGGGATTATCGATCCACAGGAAAAGTTCGACAATCTGCATCAAGTGAAAAACTTTGTAGAAAAACCGAAGCAGGGAACAGCACCATCCGATATGGCGATTATCGGCCGGTATATCCTGACACCGGAGATATTTGATTTTCTTGGCGAGCAAAAAATCGGCGCCGGCGGTGAAATTCAGCTGACGGATGCTATTCAGGAACTGAACAAAATTCAGCGGGTCTTTGCACTTGAAATTGAAGGCAGACGTTATGATGTCGGTGAGCAGCTTGGCTTTATCCAGACCACCATCGAAATTGCCCTGTCACGTGACGATCTGCGTGAACCATTGATGGCGTATTTGAATGAGCTGCAGGAAAAAGTGAAAGAATATAAATAG
- a CDS encoding ABC transporter permease: MRIQAIIKRVIRQFLRDKRSIALMMVAPLLVMTLLWIVLDMEDYVPTIAVTDAPQPMQEALEEQDASILESDAARGKIALENENADAHLLFDNNRSELTMEGSNPTATSAVQNVISSAVKQLNPNAPDLNVSFLHGSSDLNLFDNTGSVLIGFFVFFFVFIIGGVSFLRERTQGTLERMMATPLRRWEIVAGYLLGFGIFIIIQSIIIAAYSIYVLDIYMAGSFLSVLVITFLMAITALSLGTLLSAYAKNEFQMIQFIPVVIVPQVFFSGVFPIESVEWINAIGKIMPLTYGADALKAIMIRGEGLNVVTVDIAVLIGFSIGFIILNIMALKRHRTL, from the coding sequence ATGCGCATTCAGGCAATCATTAAACGAGTCATCCGGCAGTTTTTACGCGATAAACGCAGCATCGCCCTCATGATGGTCGCGCCGCTCTTGGTGATGACGCTATTGTGGATCGTCCTCGATATGGAAGATTATGTTCCGACAATAGCTGTCACAGATGCGCCGCAACCAATGCAAGAAGCTTTGGAGGAGCAGGATGCCTCGATCCTGGAGAGCGATGCGGCTCGCGGTAAAATAGCGCTTGAGAACGAGAATGCCGATGCGCATCTGTTATTCGACAACAACCGGTCCGAATTGACCATGGAAGGCAGCAATCCGACCGCAACTTCAGCTGTACAGAATGTCATCAGCAGTGCCGTCAAACAGCTTAATCCGAATGCACCTGATCTGAATGTATCTTTTCTACACGGGTCATCCGACTTAAACTTGTTCGATAATACCGGTTCTGTCTTAATTGGCTTTTTTGTCTTCTTTTTCGTCTTTATCATTGGCGGCGTGTCTTTCTTGCGGGAACGCACCCAAGGGACATTGGAACGCATGATGGCAACGCCACTCAGGCGCTGGGAGATTGTTGCCGGCTATCTGCTCGGATTCGGTATTTTTATTATCATCCAATCAATCATCATCGCGGCGTATTCCATCTATGTGCTCGATATTTATATGGCGGGATCGTTCCTGTCAGTACTTGTGATTACATTCCTTATGGCCATCACGGCTTTAAGCCTTGGCACATTGCTATCGGCGTACGCCAAAAACGAATTCCAGATGATTCAATTCATCCCGGTTGTCATCGTCCCGCAAGTCTTTTTCTCCGGCGTTTTTCCGATTGAATCGGTCGAATGGATTAATGCGATTGGAAAAATTATGCCTCTGACGTATGGGGCGGACGCTTTGAAAGCTATCATGATAAGGGGTGAAGGCTTGAATGTGGTCACTGTGGATATTGCCGTATTGATTGGTTTTTCGATAGGTTTTATCATACTGAATATCATGGCATTGAAGCGTCACCGTACACTTTGA
- a CDS encoding threonine/serine exporter family protein: MDRELIANVSMMAGKIMLESGAETYRVEDTMNRIASAFGLEDVHSYATPTGINFSANFAEVTKFIRIQNRATDLQKIDEVNRVSRDITAGNLTIQEALESLRAVAKAKMTFPYLIQIIAAALVSGSFSFMFGGVWPDFLPALISGGVGYAVMLGAAKLIEVSFIAHFIASFFIGLFAMIFLAVGFGDNLDKVITGAVMPLVPGLHITNAVRDLLAGHLVAGVSKGVESILTAFAIGAGVAVVFAF; encoded by the coding sequence ATGGACCGGGAGTTGATTGCCAATGTCTCTATGATGGCCGGGAAAATCATGCTTGAAAGCGGCGCGGAAACGTATCGTGTAGAGGATACCATGAATCGTATCGCATCAGCTTTCGGGCTGGAAGATGTGCATAGCTATGCAACACCGACCGGAATTAATTTTTCGGCTAACTTCGCTGAGGTTACAAAGTTCATACGTATCCAAAACAGAGCGACTGATTTGCAAAAAATCGATGAAGTCAATCGGGTTTCGCGTGATATAACCGCCGGCAACCTTACCATCCAAGAGGCACTTGAAAGTTTGCGTGCTGTTGCAAAGGCTAAAATGACGTTCCCTTATTTGATTCAGATCATCGCTGCCGCCTTAGTGAGCGGAAGTTTTTCGTTCATGTTCGGGGGTGTGTGGCCCGATTTCCTACCGGCGCTTATTTCCGGAGGGGTCGGTTATGCTGTCATGCTCGGTGCGGCAAAATTGATTGAGGTCAGCTTCATCGCACATTTTATTGCTTCATTTTTTATTGGATTGTTTGCCATGATTTTTCTGGCAGTTGGTTTTGGTGATAATTTGGACAAGGTTATCACCGGAGCGGTAATGCCGCTCGTTCCAGGGCTGCACATCACCAATGCTGTCCGTGATTTGCTTGCAGGGCATCTGGTTGCAGGCGTCTCCAAAGGTGTCGAATCAATCTTAACTGCCTTTGCAATCGGCGCCGGTGTAGCGGTGGTTTTTGCATTCTAA
- the ccmA gene encoding heme ABC exporter ATP-binding protein CcmA codes for MSDVVKLENIQHSYNKKAVLKNIDLAIPEGQLFGLLGPSGSGKTTLVKIIIGLLTPESGTVKIEDEQMPSFKLMEKIGYMAQSDALYNELTARENMQFFATLYKIPKRHQKERITEAAELVNLSEVLDQTLDTFSGGMKRRMSLAIALLHQPRLLILDEPTVGIDPVLRASIWEAFRKMQQTGTTIIITTHVMDEAEKCDNLALLRDGYLIAQGSPADLRAKSGTETLEAAFLQFGGAGYAHSGNH; via the coding sequence ATGTCCGATGTTGTCAAACTGGAAAACATTCAGCACAGCTACAATAAGAAAGCGGTGTTGAAGAATATCGATCTCGCTATTCCGGAAGGGCAGTTGTTTGGGCTGCTTGGGCCATCGGGTTCAGGCAAAACAACGCTCGTTAAAATTATTATCGGTCTTCTGACACCCGAGAGCGGAACCGTTAAAATTGAAGACGAGCAGATGCCGTCATTCAAGCTAATGGAGAAAATTGGTTATATGGCCCAGTCTGACGCACTGTACAATGAACTCACAGCCAGGGAGAATATGCAATTTTTCGCGACACTTTATAAAATTCCTAAAAGACATCAAAAAGAACGGATTACCGAAGCTGCCGAACTGGTCAACTTATCTGAGGTTTTGGATCAGACGCTTGATACATTTTCCGGTGGCATGAAGCGGCGTATGTCACTGGCGATTGCCTTGCTTCATCAGCCCAGGCTATTGATTCTGGATGAGCCGACGGTCGGAATTGATCCTGTCCTCCGTGCTTCGATCTGGGAAGCATTCCGCAAAATGCAGCAAACGGGCACAACGATTATTATCACCACTCATGTCATGGATGAAGCGGAAAAATGCGATAATCTTGCTCTTTTAAGGGACGGTTATCTCATCGCTCAGGGCAGCCCGGCGGATTTACGTGCGAAAAGCGGTACGGAGACCCTTGAGGCAGCATTTTTACAGTTTGGAGGTGCCGGCTATGCGCATTCAGGCAATCATTAA
- a CDS encoding threonine/serine exporter family protein, producing the protein MITAQLMTSFIAAAGFGVIFNVPRRALIQCGTVGMAGWILYYMLSQNGMDVVPATIFGAILAGVLSQFCAKLFKMPVIVISVSGIIPLVPGGVAYDAMRHFVENDYYTAVQLSAKVMLLAGAIAIGLMFSEVANQLMKKISRKDAAS; encoded by the coding sequence ATGATTACTGCTCAGCTAATGACAAGCTTCATTGCGGCCGCCGGATTCGGAGTCATTTTCAATGTACCAAGAAGGGCGCTCATTCAATGCGGTACGGTGGGCATGGCCGGGTGGATTTTATATTATATGCTGTCACAGAACGGCATGGATGTTGTGCCGGCAACGATATTCGGTGCCATATTGGCAGGGGTTCTCAGTCAATTTTGCGCCAAACTATTTAAAATGCCGGTCATCGTCATCAGTGTTTCCGGCATTATCCCTCTTGTACCGGGTGGCGTTGCCTATGATGCGATGCGGCATTTTGTGGAAAATGATTATTATACGGCTGTGCAGCTTTCGGCAAAAGTAATGCTGCTCGCCGGTGCGATTGCTATTGGCCTGATGTTTTCAGAGGTGGCAAACCAGCTTATGAAAAAAATAAGCCGGAAAGATGCCGCCTCTTAA
- a CDS encoding glycosyltransferase family 4 protein has protein sequence MFNYTDLAVAFLIALISTFLLTFPVKKLAIKLKTVDLPNYRKIHKKVTPRLGGLAIFAGVFLGGLYLQPHHQHLPEIILGAIVILITGAVDDRYSIRPVIKLSGQLIAASFLISSGLIIDRITLPIIGMVDLGFMSVLITVLWIVGITNAINLIDGLDGLATGVTTIALSSMFVMALIDVQILAAYLCIVLIGANLGFLYHNFYPAKIYMGDAGSNFLGYMIAVVSIVGLFKNIALFSFIIPVIVLAVPIFDTLFAIVRRAYNNEPIMMPDNKHIHYQLIRSGFSHRKTVLIIYAFSVLFGGMAILFSYASLTTAIIITFFVLLLLQIFAEIGGVVMGGKRPALDLVGRVLRKRER, from the coding sequence ATGTTTAATTATACCGATTTGGCGGTTGCTTTTCTGATCGCCCTCATTTCGACGTTCCTGCTGACGTTTCCCGTTAAAAAACTTGCCATCAAACTGAAGACGGTTGACCTGCCGAACTATCGCAAAATCCATAAAAAGGTGACACCACGATTAGGCGGTCTGGCCATATTTGCGGGGGTCTTTTTGGGCGGGCTTTATTTGCAACCGCATCACCAGCATCTGCCGGAAATTATACTCGGTGCGATTGTCATTCTCATCACAGGCGCGGTAGATGACCGTTATTCGATCCGCCCTGTCATCAAATTGTCCGGACAGCTGATCGCCGCTTCATTTCTCATTTCATCGGGTCTGATTATCGATCGGATCACGTTGCCGATTATAGGGATGGTCGATCTTGGGTTTATGAGTGTGCTGATTACAGTGCTTTGGATTGTCGGTATCACCAACGCGATTAATTTGATTGACGGTCTGGATGGACTGGCGACCGGCGTCACGACGATTGCGCTCTCGAGCATGTTTGTTATGGCATTGATCGACGTTCAGATATTGGCAGCCTACTTATGTATCGTCCTGATCGGTGCGAACCTAGGCTTTTTATATCATAACTTTTACCCGGCGAAAATTTATATGGGGGATGCCGGGTCCAACTTTTTAGGCTACATGATTGCGGTTGTTTCCATCGTTGGATTGTTCAAAAACATTGCGCTGTTCAGCTTCATTATTCCGGTTATCGTGCTGGCGGTCCCGATTTTCGATACGCTGTTTGCCATTGTTCGGCGCGCTTACAATAACGAACCGATCATGATGCCGGATAACAAGCATATCCACTATCAGCTCATCAGATCGGGATTCAGCCACCGCAAAACGGTGCTGATTATTTATGCGTTCAGTGTTTTGTTTGGCGGAATGGCCATACTATTTTCCTATGCCAGCTTAACGACGGCGATTATCATCACGTTTTTCGTTCTGTTACTGCTGCAAATTTTTGCTGAAATCGGCGGGGTGGTTATGGGTGGCAAAAGGCCAGCCCTTGATTTGGTTGGGCGCGTGTTGCGGAAACGGGAGCGATAG
- a CDS encoding NERD domain-containing protein, with amino-acid sequence MKIKHRTKPLPLQKYDAIIPRLSPNFPKLPEMKEDAGKQGRGHSGELKVDYHLETLASQYTILDNVYLKNNGKNFQMDTHVIANHGIFIVESKNYFGTIIFDTILGQLIRDDGQVEAGFEYPITQVENQQFHLQNWLKRNHLSHVPVYYFVAIAEPATIIKVDGNRETIAENVAHAARIPKMILEKDRQLAQLGYPNLQDYKIGKTILRACGEFDIDIMQKYGITRRDLLPGVFCPNCGVRGMKRLHGAWVCRKCRFKSYRAHLKDLFDYLLLNGSISNKECMWLLGLPSRSTATRILQNSGLVYLQKYKCWVNKRRGPLER; translated from the coding sequence ATGAAAATCAAACACCGCACCAAACCCCTGCCGCTCCAGAAATATGACGCCATCATCCCGCGTCTTTCCCCGAACTTTCCGAAGCTTCCTGAGATGAAAGAAGACGCAGGAAAGCAAGGGAGAGGCCACTCAGGTGAATTAAAGGTTGATTATCACCTGGAAACGTTAGCCAGTCAATACACCATTCTTGATAATGTCTATCTTAAAAATAACGGGAAAAATTTCCAAATGGATACGCATGTCATTGCTAATCATGGGATCTTCATTGTTGAATCAAAAAATTATTTCGGCACCATTATATTTGATACCATCCTCGGTCAACTGATTCGCGATGACGGGCAAGTTGAAGCAGGATTCGAATACCCCATAACCCAGGTTGAAAATCAACAATTTCATCTTCAAAATTGGCTTAAGCGAAATCACCTTTCCCACGTACCCGTTTATTATTTTGTCGCGATAGCTGAACCTGCCACCATCATTAAGGTGGACGGCAACCGGGAGACAATCGCGGAAAATGTCGCACACGCCGCACGCATCCCTAAAATGATATTGGAAAAAGATCGACAGTTGGCTCAATTAGGCTATCCCAATCTCCAGGACTATAAGATTGGAAAAACAATTTTGCGCGCGTGTGGTGAATTTGACATCGATATCATGCAAAAGTATGGGATTACGCGCCGTGATCTACTGCCAGGGGTTTTTTGTCCCAACTGTGGTGTGCGCGGCATGAAGCGTCTTCACGGTGCATGGGTATGCCGAAAATGCCGCTTTAAAAGCTACCGCGCGCACTTAAAGGACCTATTCGATTATTTATTACTCAATGGCTCCATATCAAATAAAGAATGCATGTGGCTGTTAGGACTGCCATCCCGAAGCACCGCCACAAGAATTTTGCAAAACAGCGGATTGGTTTATTTGCAAAAGTATAAGTGTTGGGTTAACAAAAGAAGGGGGCCATTAGAAAGGTGA
- a CDS encoding TetR/AcrR family transcriptional regulator, whose product MSDMIETLRNDENLTPKQIEILKAAIELISEKGYYNTSTSEIAKRAGVAEGTIFRHYSTKKDLLVAIVTPVISDFSAPFFAKQFVDQVFRETYANFRDLLYAFIKNRFEFAQSNVPLIKILLQELAFHPEIQAAYKEQFTDKVYPAINQAIDFYKQKGELRDLPNETIIRTMVPTILGFMMTRFILKPDQTWDDEAEIKQTIDVIMGGVGKT is encoded by the coding sequence ATGTCAGACATGATTGAGACATTGCGCAATGATGAAAATTTGACACCAAAGCAAATTGAGATTCTAAAAGCAGCGATCGAGCTGATTTCGGAAAAAGGCTACTACAATACGTCAACAAGCGAAATCGCCAAACGGGCAGGGGTTGCTGAGGGAACTATTTTCCGCCATTACAGCACGAAAAAGGACTTGCTCGTTGCGATTGTCACACCGGTTATTTCAGATTTTTCGGCGCCCTTTTTTGCCAAACAATTCGTTGATCAGGTCTTCCGTGAAACGTATGCAAACTTCCGGGACCTGCTTTATGCGTTCATCAAGAATCGCTTTGAGTTTGCGCAGTCCAATGTTCCGCTGATTAAAATTCTGCTGCAGGAACTGGCCTTTCACCCGGAAATTCAGGCGGCGTATAAAGAGCAGTTTACTGACAAAGTCTATCCGGCAATCAATCAGGCAATCGACTTTTACAAACAAAAAGGCGAACTCAGGGACCTTCCAAACGAGACAATCATTCGTACGATGGTGCCGACAATACTGGGATTCATGATGACGCGGTTCATTTTAAAACCGGATCAAACGTGGGATGATGAAGCTGAAATCAAGCAGACGATTGATGTTATTATGGGTGGAGTTGGAAAAACATGA